The following proteins are encoded in a genomic region of Irregularibacter muris:
- a CDS encoding RraA family protein: MEKIPEKILEQLREFSVPELCDGMGIYNIMDNDIKPMVTQQKIIGPALTVKVPIGEGAIVTKALEMVKPGEVIVIAGHGNCKSSYWGDHRSFCAKFQKAQGVVIDGAFRDIEGCEEIGFPIYAKGITPGTAGKSGVGEINVSVSCGGAIVNPGDIVVGDRNGVCVIPLEKVEEVMEKARRKIKAQKWTLEEMKRTRVVMPRVIFDKNK, encoded by the coding sequence ATGGAAAAAATACCGGAGAAAATTTTAGAGCAGTTAAGAGAGTTTTCGGTTCCAGAACTGTGCGATGGAATGGGGATCTATAATATCATGGATAATGATATTAAACCTATGGTAACTCAACAGAAAATTATAGGTCCAGCTCTTACCGTAAAAGTACCTATAGGAGAAGGGGCAATTGTCACCAAAGCACTGGAGATGGTAAAACCAGGAGAAGTTATTGTTATAGCAGGTCATGGGAATTGCAAGAGTTCATATTGGGGAGATCATCGAAGCTTCTGTGCAAAATTCCAAAAGGCCCAGGGCGTTGTAATAGATGGCGCTTTTCGGGATATTGAAGGATGTGAGGAAATAGGATTTCCCATATATGCTAAGGGGATTACCCCCGGAACCGCAGGGAAAAGTGGCGTAGGAGAAATCAATGTTTCGGTGAGCTGTGGAGGAGCCATAGTCAATCCCGGAGATATCGTTGTGGGAGATCGTAATGGTGTATGTGTTATTCCTCTTGAGAAGGTAGAGGAAGTCATGGAGAAAGCTAGAAGAAAAATTAAAGCCCAAAAGTGGACTCTGGAAGAGATGAAGCGTACCCGCGTAGTCATGCCAAGAGTAATTTTTGATAAAAATAAATAA
- a CDS encoding isocitrate/isopropylmalate family dehydrogenase: MENIESIKEAQEKFSQLIQPEFERIKRMKEDNEVTDFSKLDKIVVGILPGDGIGPIIMKQAIRVLQELIKEEVQSGRIELREIEGMTIENRVAKMQSLPEDVFKEVKDCDVLIKGPMVTPRVGEGLPNFLSANSLLRRGLELFAAVRPIKISDKNIDWTFFRENIEGEYIWGNKGIQVDEDLAIDFKVQTKQGSERIARAAFEFARKNGKKNVTIVTKANIVKLADGNFIKAVRKVGEEYPEIEIQERLVDAMCAKMLDPEFNKGIEVIVLPNLYGDIVTDVAAEHQGGLGTASSSNIGNKYAMFEAIHGTAPFLIEHGRGDYADPCSLIRAVGMMLAHIGYGDCKELLDKALDICTVTERKVIITTLKEDASAEEFTDYLLETIQGLK; the protein is encoded by the coding sequence ATGGAAAATATAGAAAGCATAAAAGAGGCTCAGGAAAAGTTTAGCCAGTTGATTCAACCAGAATTTGAGAGAATTAAAAGAATGAAGGAAGATAATGAAGTCACTGATTTTTCAAAATTAGATAAAATTGTCGTGGGTATTCTTCCGGGGGATGGTATCGGACCTATTATTATGAAACAGGCTATTCGTGTTTTACAAGAACTGATAAAAGAAGAAGTCCAAAGTGGGAGAATTGAACTACGGGAAATTGAAGGAATGACTATTGAAAATCGTGTAGCCAAGATGCAAAGTCTACCCGAGGATGTATTTAAAGAAGTTAAAGATTGTGATGTTCTTATAAAAGGCCCTATGGTTACGCCAAGGGTGGGAGAAGGTCTTCCAAATTTTCTAAGTGCCAATAGCTTACTAAGACGAGGATTGGAATTATTTGCTGCCGTAAGGCCTATCAAGATTTCCGATAAGAATATTGACTGGACATTCTTTAGGGAGAATATTGAAGGCGAATATATCTGGGGCAACAAGGGTATTCAGGTAGATGAGGATTTGGCGATTGATTTCAAAGTTCAGACAAAGCAGGGAAGTGAACGTATTGCAAGGGCTGCTTTTGAGTTTGCCCGTAAGAATGGGAAAAAGAATGTGACCATTGTAACAAAAGCCAATATTGTAAAACTTGCTGATGGAAACTTTATCAAGGCTGTCAGAAAAGTTGGAGAAGAATATCCTGAAATCGAAATTCAAGAACGCCTTGTGGATGCTATGTGTGCAAAAATGTTGGATCCAGAATTCAATAAAGGAATTGAAGTAATTGTTCTTCCAAATCTATATGGAGATATTGTTACCGATGTTGCTGCCGAACACCAGGGAGGACTTGGAACAGCATCCTCGTCGAATATCGGAAATAAATATGCCATGTTTGAAGCTATACATGGAACAGCACCATTCCTCATTGAACATGGAAGAGGGGATTATGCAGATCCCTGTAGTCTTATTCGAGCAGTCGGTATGATGCTAGCTCATATAGGCTATGGAGATTGCAAGGAGTTATTGGACAAAGCCCTGGATATCTGCACCGTTACAGAAAGAAAAGTAATCATTACCACTCTTAAAGAAGATGCCAGCGCTGAGGAATTTACAGATTATCTATTAGAAACCATCCAAGGATTGAAATAG
- a CDS encoding hydratase: MIRLIDKGIFLTPEGKIIYPGEQWKREYAQHTMAYQVMKAHNQGKSMEKLQLKFDALVSPDNNYVSILQTASASGIKEFPVPYVLSNCHNTLCAVGGTINEDDHVFGLDNVKKYGGIFLPPYKAVLHQYMREMMAGCGKMILGSDSHTRYGVLGTLAIGEGGGEIVKQLLSQTYDIPRPPVIAVKLIGKPRPGVGPMDVALTLIGATFKNGFNKNKILEFVGEGISNLTVEYRMGIDVMTTESGALSSIWCTDEKVQDYLSLHGRGDQYREMKPKADAYYDGLIEIDLSKVECMMALPYHPSNVLSIHEFNKNPQKYLEEVEEAGQKIKGEDHPPFALMSKLQQGKVHVDQALVSGCSGGLFENIAAMADILKGTVLGGDASALGINPASQPIFSELARQGIMSELISAGATIRPCICGPCFGVTDVPADNQLSIRHVTRNYPNREGSKPGKGQMAAAILMDARSIAATVGNKGYITPASDLQIEYSHYEYHYDTNYYKGQVYDNFNKADRDVQVRKGPNIEDWPNFYPPNQHLILKVVGVYRDSVTTDDLSPSGDAVAYRSNPTKLATFTMRNKDTGYVPRSKAVLQQEISRREKQPIQDEKWKDILEKVCTNLGCSLEDMTIGSVLVGNQIGDGSSREQAASSQKILGGVANIAREFATKRYRSNLINWGLFPIILEDIEEIQEGEVLLIRNIPQIIEQAGQPIPIEILGKDKIVLGNMGEMTQDEKGILSSGCLINYNRMGV; this comes from the coding sequence ATGATTCGCTTAATAGACAAAGGAATATTTCTTACCCCCGAGGGTAAAATCATCTACCCCGGGGAGCAGTGGAAAAGAGAATATGCACAGCACACCATGGCTTATCAAGTGATGAAGGCTCATAATCAGGGAAAGAGCATGGAAAAGCTTCAACTAAAATTTGATGCATTGGTTTCCCCTGACAATAACTATGTAAGTATACTTCAGACAGCTAGTGCCAGCGGCATAAAAGAATTTCCCGTTCCCTATGTATTGTCAAATTGTCATAATACCCTATGTGCGGTAGGAGGCACAATCAATGAAGATGACCATGTATTTGGTTTAGACAATGTGAAAAAATATGGAGGAATTTTTCTGCCTCCATATAAAGCAGTTCTTCACCAGTATATGCGGGAAATGATGGCAGGGTGCGGGAAAATGATACTAGGATCGGATAGTCATACCCGTTATGGAGTTTTGGGAACCCTTGCTATTGGCGAGGGAGGAGGAGAGATTGTCAAGCAGCTTCTTTCCCAGACCTATGATATTCCTAGACCACCAGTAATTGCAGTTAAATTAATAGGGAAGCCCAGACCTGGTGTGGGACCTATGGATGTTGCTCTTACCCTAATTGGAGCAACCTTTAAAAATGGATTCAATAAAAACAAGATATTAGAATTTGTAGGAGAGGGGATTTCCAATCTCACTGTAGAATATCGTATGGGCATTGATGTCATGACCACAGAAAGTGGTGCCTTAAGTAGCATTTGGTGTACTGATGAAAAGGTACAGGATTATCTGTCCCTTCATGGTAGAGGAGATCAATATAGAGAAATGAAGCCAAAGGCAGATGCCTATTATGATGGACTCATTGAAATAGATCTGTCTAAAGTAGAGTGCATGATGGCATTACCCTATCATCCAAGTAATGTCCTATCCATTCATGAATTTAATAAGAATCCTCAAAAATATTTAGAGGAAGTAGAAGAGGCAGGTCAAAAAATCAAGGGAGAAGATCACCCCCCCTTTGCTCTGATGTCAAAACTACAGCAGGGCAAGGTACATGTGGACCAGGCATTGGTATCTGGCTGTAGCGGTGGTTTGTTTGAGAATATTGCTGCTATGGCAGATATTTTAAAGGGGACTGTTCTAGGGGGCGATGCCTCGGCATTGGGCATTAATCCTGCCAGTCAGCCTATTTTTTCAGAGCTTGCTAGACAGGGCATTATGAGTGAACTTATCTCAGCAGGGGCCACCATACGTCCCTGCATCTGCGGTCCATGTTTTGGAGTTACAGATGTACCCGCCGACAATCAACTAAGTATTCGCCATGTGACCAGAAATTATCCTAATCGTGAAGGATCAAAACCAGGAAAGGGGCAGATGGCAGCAGCCATTTTAATGGATGCTCGCTCTATTGCAGCCACAGTGGGAAATAAGGGATATATTACTCCGGCCTCTGATTTGCAAATAGAATATTCTCATTATGAATATCATTATGATACCAATTATTATAAGGGGCAAGTCTATGATAACTTCAACAAGGCAGATAGGGATGTTCAAGTGAGAAAGGGACCCAATATTGAAGATTGGCCAAACTTTTATCCCCCTAATCAGCATTTAATTTTAAAAGTGGTAGGCGTCTATAGAGATTCTGTTACAACCGATGATTTGTCTCCCTCAGGGGACGCCGTTGCCTATCGATCCAATCCTACTAAGTTGGCGACCTTTACCATGAGAAATAAAGATACAGGTTATGTTCCCCGTTCTAAGGCAGTATTACAGCAGGAAATATCCAGGCGGGAAAAGCAGCCCATTCAGGATGAAAAGTGGAAAGATATCCTTGAAAAAGTATGCACAAACCTTGGTTGTAGCCTAGAGGATATGACGATTGGCAGTGTTTTAGTGGGCAATCAGATTGGCGACGGTTCTTCCCGGGAACAGGCTGCCAGCAGCCAGAAGATCCTTGGAGGAGTTGCCAATATCGCCAGAGAATTTGCCACTAAACGATATCGTTCTAATCTCATTAATTGGGGACTCTTCCCCATTATCCTAGAGGATATTGAGGAAATTCAAGAAGGTGAGGTTTTACTGATTCGCAATATTCCTCAAATCATTGAGCAGGCAGGACAACCCATCCCCATAGAAATTCTAGGTAAAGACAAGATAGTCTTGGGAAATATGGGAGAAATGACCCAGGATGAAAAGGGCATCTTATCCAGTGGTTGTCTAATTAACTACAATCGCATGGGAGTGTAA